The Longimicrobiales bacterium genome has a segment encoding these proteins:
- a CDS encoding DUF456 domain-containing protein — translation MLSILGVLIMGVALFLTPLGVPGLWVMVGVLAIGAIAGDVGVLVIVTCLVIALAAELLEFLIVQKLNVRYGGSRLAFWGAIFGGVAGVIIGMPIPIIGSLIAGFLGTFAGAMAATLYETKRFDSAARVGWGVLIGRMWAAATKVAAGIVIFVLGSAALLL, via the coding sequence ATGCTGTCGATACTGGGCGTACTGATCATGGGGGTCGCGCTGTTCCTGACTCCGCTCGGCGTTCCCGGGCTGTGGGTCATGGTCGGTGTGCTCGCCATTGGCGCGATCGCGGGCGATGTCGGCGTCCTCGTCATCGTGACCTGCCTGGTCATCGCACTCGCGGCGGAGCTGCTCGAGTTCCTGATCGTACAGAAGCTGAACGTCCGCTACGGCGGTTCCCGGCTCGCGTTCTGGGGCGCGATATTCGGTGGAGTGGCCGGTGTGATCATCGGCATGCCGATCCCGATCATCGGCTCCCTGATCGCCGGCTTCCTCGGGACGTTCGCCGGCGCGATGGCCGCGACGCTCTACGAGACGAAGCGGTTCGATTCAGCCGCGCGCGTGGGCTGGGGCGTGCTGATCGGCCGCATGTGGGCGGCCGCGACGAAGGTGGCCGCGGGGATCGTCATCTTCGTGCTGGGGTCGGCTGCGCTGCTGCTCTGA
- a CDS encoding NAD(P)/FAD-dependent oxidoreductase, with protein MGDTPHVVIVGGGFAGLDAARALRKAPVRVTVIDRRNFHLFQPLLYQVATASLSPADIASPIRTILRGQANTQVWMGEVADVDTAAREVRLEDGTVAHYDYLILATGATHAYFGHDEWAVHAPGLKTIDDATELRRRFLLAFESAEREADAAARRRLLTFVIVGAGPTGVELAGAMAEIARQVMPQDFRAIDTKATRILLLEGVNRVLPTYPPELSAKAQRQLEKLGVEVRTGAMVTDIGGDHVNIGDERIDAENVFWAAGVSASKLGARLGVETDKAGRVLVRPDCSVPGHPEVFVAGDLASLKREDGSPVPGVAQGAMQMGKHAARQILRDLEQKPRASFHYVDKGDLATIGRAAAVARIGGVKLSGFIAWMIWVVVHIMYLIGFRNRVLVMMQWAWAYLTYHRGIRLITGDRQVELQRARSAEEQALSGARRT; from the coding sequence ATGGGTGATACACCTCATGTAGTGATAGTCGGCGGTGGGTTCGCGGGTCTCGATGCGGCGCGCGCGCTGCGGAAGGCGCCGGTACGGGTCACGGTGATCGACCGTCGGAATTTCCACCTGTTCCAGCCGCTGCTGTACCAGGTGGCGACGGCCTCGCTGTCGCCAGCGGACATTGCGAGTCCGATCCGGACGATCCTGCGTGGCCAGGCGAACACGCAGGTCTGGATGGGCGAGGTAGCGGATGTGGACACGGCCGCGCGAGAAGTGCGGCTGGAGGATGGAACGGTCGCGCACTACGACTATCTGATTCTGGCCACGGGTGCGACGCACGCCTATTTCGGTCATGACGAATGGGCGGTCCACGCGCCCGGCCTCAAGACGATTGATGACGCGACGGAGTTGCGACGCCGGTTCCTGCTCGCGTTCGAGTCGGCGGAGCGCGAGGCGGATGCGGCGGCGCGGCGGCGGCTGCTGACGTTCGTGATCGTTGGTGCGGGTCCGACCGGTGTAGAGCTGGCGGGTGCGATGGCGGAGATCGCGCGTCAGGTGATGCCGCAGGATTTCCGTGCGATCGACACGAAGGCGACGCGCATTCTGCTGCTGGAGGGAGTGAACCGGGTGCTGCCGACGTATCCGCCGGAGCTGTCGGCAAAGGCGCAGCGGCAGCTGGAGAAGCTGGGCGTGGAGGTGCGCACGGGAGCGATGGTGACGGATATAGGCGGTGACCACGTCAACATCGGGGATGAACGGATCGACGCGGAGAACGTGTTCTGGGCGGCGGGCGTCTCGGCGTCGAAACTGGGTGCGCGGCTCGGCGTAGAGACCGACAAGGCCGGTCGCGTGCTGGTGCGGCCGGACTGCTCGGTGCCGGGCCATCCGGAAGTGTTCGTCGCCGGTGACCTGGCGTCACTGAAGCGGGAGGACGGGTCGCCGGTGCCGGGTGTCGCCCAGGGCGCGATGCAGATGGGAAAGCACGCGGCGCGTCAGATCCTGCGTGATCTCGAGCAGAAGCCGCGCGCTAGCTTCCATTACGTCGACAAGGGCGATCTCGCGACGATCGGCCGTGCGGCCGCGGTCGCCCGGATCGGCGGCGTCAAGCTGTCCGGGTTCATCGCGTGGATGATCTGGGTGGTGGTGCACATCATGTATCTGATCGGCTTCCGCAACCGCGTGCTGGTGATGATGCAGTGGGCGTGGGCATACCTGACGTATCACCGCGGCATCCGCCTGATCACGGGAGACCGGCAGGTGGAATTGCAGCGGGCCCGCAGTGCGGAAGAGCAGGCATTGAGCGGCGCGCGACGAACCTGA
- a CDS encoding MFS transporter, with translation MPPPDDNRSRFALALRALRHRNFRLFTMGQSLSLIGTWMQQVAIGWLVYRLTGSAFLLGLVGFVAQGPGFVLAPFAGELADRYSRHRIVIITQMVMMVQALVLGTLVLTDHVTVGWILVLMGVLGAATGFDIPARQSFLIEMVGDREDLPNAIALNSSIFNAARLVGPAAAGFAIAAVGEGWVILLNGVSYIFVLAGLFAMRLKPRPRHRGRGAVLRRVREGFRYAYGFQPIRAILGLVAFVSLVAVPFSILLPVVATDVLGGGPQTLGILMAAMGFGALSGALFLASRRTVVGLGRLIVISATLFGTSLVLFSFARTLTVALPLLVLAGFGMMTQMASSNTVLQTLVDDDKRGRVMSLYTMAFTGTAPLGSLLIGWVAARVGAPAAIGIGGGLSLCASLFFGSRLPILRGIVRPIYARMGILPEVARGIQAATHQATPESDDDIEEDGDVGAGA, from the coding sequence ATGCCGCCACCCGACGACAACCGCAGCCGATTCGCGCTCGCGCTCCGCGCCCTCCGACACCGGAACTTCCGGTTGTTCACCATGGGCCAGTCGCTCTCGCTGATCGGCACGTGGATGCAGCAGGTGGCGATCGGCTGGCTCGTCTACCGCCTCACCGGCTCCGCCTTCCTGCTCGGGCTGGTCGGCTTCGTGGCGCAGGGGCCCGGCTTCGTGCTGGCGCCGTTCGCGGGCGAGCTGGCGGACCGGTACAGCCGGCACCGGATCGTGATCATCACGCAGATGGTGATGATGGTGCAGGCGCTGGTGCTCGGGACGCTCGTCCTCACGGACCATGTGACCGTCGGCTGGATCCTGGTGCTCATGGGGGTGCTGGGCGCGGCAACCGGCTTCGACATTCCGGCGCGGCAGTCGTTCCTGATCGAGATGGTCGGGGACCGGGAGGACCTGCCGAACGCCATCGCGTTGAACTCATCGATCTTCAACGCGGCGCGGCTGGTCGGGCCGGCTGCGGCAGGCTTCGCGATCGCGGCAGTAGGCGAGGGCTGGGTAATCCTGCTGAACGGGGTGAGCTACATCTTCGTGCTGGCGGGACTGTTCGCGATGCGGCTGAAGCCGCGGCCCCGACATCGCGGCCGCGGCGCTGTGCTGCGTCGGGTGCGGGAGGGGTTCCGCTACGCATACGGTTTCCAGCCGATCCGTGCGATCCTCGGTCTGGTGGCGTTCGTCAGCCTGGTCGCGGTGCCGTTCAGCATCCTGCTGCCTGTCGTTGCGACGGACGTGCTCGGCGGCGGACCGCAGACGCTCGGCATCCTGATGGCGGCGATGGGTTTCGGTGCACTCTCCGGCGCGCTTTTCCTCGCCTCGCGCCGCACCGTCGTGGGGCTCGGGCGGCTGATCGTCATCTCGGCGACCCTGTTCGGCACCTCGCTCGTGCTGTTCTCGTTCGCGCGCACGCTCACCGTCGCGCTGCCGCTGCTCGTGCTCGCGGGCTTCGGCATGATGACGCAGATGGCGTCGAGCAACACCGTGCTCCAGACGCTGGTCGACGACGACAAGCGCGGCCGGGTCATGAGCCTGTACACCATGGCCTTCACCGGCACCGCGCCGCTCGGCAGCCTCCTGATCGGCTGGGTCGCCGCGCGGGTCGGTGCGCCGGCCGCGATCGGGATCGGCGGCGGGCTCAGCCTGTGCGCCTCGCTGTTCTTCGGCTCCCGGCTGCCGATCCTGCGCGGGATCGTCCGCCCCATATACGCGCGCATGGGCATACTGCCCGAGGTCGCGCGCGGGATCCAGGCCGCGACCCACCAGGCGACGCCGGAGAGCGACGACGATATTGAGGAGGACGGCGACGTCGGCGCCGGAGCCTGA
- a CDS encoding sialidase family protein, with protein sequence MRLPLAALPARLAIVALAAGLTACESAPDLEPGAATPIEVPAGAGASLPHVADAGDAALLSWVEPADSGHVLRFARWDGAAWSEPRDVAAGTGWFVNWADFPSVISLGGDELAAHWLQRSAASTYAYDVMVSRSADGGMTWTEPVRPHSDGTPTEHGFVSMFPVTEGVGVVWLDGRKFAESAAAPATNEMTVRYAALRDGAPAAEAVLDERACDCCQTAIAITGRGPLIAYRDRSNAEIRDIAVTRLVDGAWTEPRTLHADDWEIDACPVNGPQADADGDDVVVAWFTAARDTPRVQVAFSGDAGETFGAPVRIDGGNPVGRVDVLLLDDTRALVLWLERTADGGQVTARIVSADGRAGEPMAVAQTLAQRPSGFPRMGRFGDDVLLAWTEPGDPSRVLAATLDTGGR encoded by the coding sequence ATGCGACTTCCTCTTGCAGCACTCCCGGCCCGCCTGGCGATCGTCGCGCTCGCTGCCGGACTCACGGCCTGCGAGTCCGCGCCCGACCTCGAGCCCGGGGCAGCCACGCCGATCGAGGTGCCCGCCGGCGCCGGCGCATCGCTGCCGCACGTGGCGGACGCGGGGGACGCGGCGCTCCTGAGCTGGGTGGAGCCCGCGGATTCCGGGCACGTTCTGCGCTTCGCGCGCTGGGACGGTGCGGCGTGGTCGGAGCCACGCGATGTCGCCGCGGGCACCGGCTGGTTCGTCAACTGGGCGGACTTCCCGTCGGTCATCTCGCTCGGCGGCGATGAGCTCGCCGCCCACTGGCTGCAGCGCAGTGCAGCGAGCACGTACGCATACGACGTGATGGTATCGCGCTCAGCAGATGGCGGCATGACGTGGACGGAACCGGTACGCCCGCATTCCGACGGTACGCCCACGGAGCACGGCTTCGTCTCCATGTTCCCGGTCACCGAAGGGGTCGGTGTCGTGTGGCTGGATGGCAGGAAGTTCGCCGAGAGCGCCGCTGCGCCCGCGACGAACGAAATGACAGTGCGGTACGCTGCGCTGCGCGACGGTGCACCTGCGGCCGAGGCGGTGCTGGACGAGCGGGCATGCGACTGCTGCCAGACGGCGATCGCGATCACCGGCCGCGGCCCGCTCATCGCCTATCGCGACCGGTCCAACGCCGAGATACGGGACATCGCCGTGACCCGCCTCGTGGACGGCGCCTGGACGGAGCCGCGGACGCTGCACGCTGACGACTGGGAGATCGATGCCTGCCCCGTGAACGGACCGCAGGCCGACGCCGACGGTGACGATGTCGTCGTCGCCTGGTTCACCGCCGCGCGCGACACGCCGCGCGTGCAGGTGGCGTTCTCCGGCGATGCCGGTGAGACGTTCGGCGCGCCCGTCCGCATCGACGGCGGCAACCCGGTCGGCCGGGTGGACGTCCTGCTGCTCGATGACACGCGCGCGCTCGTGCTGTGGCTGGAGCGCACGGCTGACGGCGGGCAGGTGACGGCCCGCATCGTTTCCGCGGACGGCCGCGCGGGCGAGCCGATGGCCGTCGCGCAGACGCTGGCGCAGCGGCCGAGCGGCTTCCCGCGGATGGGTCGCTTCGGCGACGACGTGCTGCTGGCCTGGACGGAGCCCGGAGACCCTTCACGCGTGCTCGCGGCCACGCTGGATACGGGCGGTCGATGA
- a CDS encoding outer membrane beta-barrel protein produces MRRSLFAAAVVGGLLALQAVPAAAQVYITPSIGVFIPASDLEDLEGQAEQTRFDRSGTLGLGLNIELGWLRGSVAYATGATISDDGVSGEDEIGDGSVLAAAADLVIRPLPRLFVQPYLLGGLGLKRQDFSYDDEGVSTNPLPSDKTDLAVHAGVGADLMFGRFGIMAEVTDYITRNDDNSFGQHDAFAMVGLRVRM; encoded by the coding sequence ATGAGGCGTTCATTGTTCGCAGCAGCCGTCGTGGGCGGGCTGCTCGCCCTGCAGGCCGTGCCTGCGGCCGCGCAGGTCTACATCACGCCGTCAATCGGCGTTTTCATCCCCGCCAGCGACCTCGAGGACCTGGAAGGTCAGGCGGAGCAGACGCGCTTCGACCGTTCAGGCACGCTCGGCCTGGGCCTGAACATCGAGCTGGGCTGGCTGCGTGGCAGCGTCGCGTACGCCACGGGCGCGACGATCTCCGACGATGGAGTGAGCGGCGAGGACGAGATCGGCGATGGCTCCGTCCTGGCTGCTGCCGCGGACCTCGTAATCCGGCCGCTGCCGCGGCTGTTCGTGCAGCCGTACCTGCTCGGCGGACTCGGCCTCAAGCGCCAGGATTTCTCGTACGACGATGAGGGCGTGAGCACCAACCCGCTGCCGTCCGACAAGACGGACCTGGCCGTACACGCGGGTGTGGGCGCGGACCTGATGTTCGGCCGGTTCGGCATCATGGCCGAGGTCACCGACTACATCACACGCAACGACGACAACTCCTTCGGCCAGCACGACGCATTCGCCATGGTCGGCCTGCGGGTACGCATGTAA
- a CDS encoding DUF5715 family protein, with amino-acid sequence MERASAAAIAAVLVLSAGSAAEAQTMRGSTTTMQRQNRIAQQHDYTFLRTSSQVRRFVSSGYLEHLAGNSDYELAGVSHPYARPAVRLFVERLASQYRSACGEKLVVTSLTRPVLEQPRNASDLSVHPAGMAVDLRISRKSACVRWLEKTLLSLEKQGVLDATRERRPPHYHVALFPDPYTRYVTKIAGPSAVKVASAQAKQAGPKPAAAPAQVATVGEADDAADLQEQLDAALGGDEPGPKRLVTANVAADSDAGSEMELETYRVNRGDSLWSIARRHNTTVDTLKDLNSLSGTRIVAGQTITVPAVASGADDS; translated from the coding sequence ATGGAACGAGCTTCAGCAGCCGCGATCGCGGCCGTTCTGGTCCTGTCCGCAGGAAGCGCCGCCGAGGCGCAGACGATGCGCGGATCGACGACCACCATGCAGCGGCAGAATCGCATCGCACAGCAGCACGACTACACGTTCCTGCGGACGTCCTCACAGGTGCGCCGATTCGTCTCGTCGGGTTATCTCGAGCATCTGGCCGGCAACTCCGATTATGAGCTCGCGGGCGTGTCGCATCCGTATGCGCGGCCCGCGGTGCGACTGTTCGTGGAGCGGCTGGCGTCGCAGTACAGATCGGCGTGCGGCGAGAAGCTGGTGGTGACGAGTCTGACGCGCCCCGTCCTCGAGCAGCCGCGCAACGCCTCTGACCTGTCGGTCCATCCGGCGGGCATGGCCGTCGATCTGCGTATCAGCCGGAAATCCGCATGCGTCCGCTGGCTGGAGAAGACGCTGCTGTCGCTGGAGAAGCAGGGCGTGCTGGACGCGACGCGCGAACGCCGTCCACCGCACTATCACGTCGCGCTGTTCCCTGATCCCTATACGCGTTATGTGACGAAGATCGCCGGCCCATCGGCCGTGAAGGTCGCATCCGCGCAGGCGAAGCAGGCCGGTCCGAAGCCGGCGGCCGCACCCGCGCAGGTGGCGACTGTCGGGGAGGCCGATGACGCGGCGGACCTCCAGGAGCAGCTGGATGCTGCGCTCGGCGGCGATGAGCCGGGTCCGAAGCGCCTGGTGACGGCGAACGTCGCCGCTGATTCCGACGCGGGGTCCGAGATGGAGCTGGAGACCTACCGCGTGAACCGTGGCGACTCGCTGTGGTCGATCGCGCGTCGCCACAACACGACGGTCGATACGCTCAAGGACCTGAACAGCCTGAGCGGCACGCGTATCGTCGCAGGGCAGACCATCACGGTTCCCGCCGTCGCATCCGGCGCCGACGACTCCTGA
- a CDS encoding helix-turn-helix domain-containing protein encodes MLGRTYDREVCSAARALEVVGERWSLLILRNAAFAGVTRFTDFQQRLGIAPNVLAARLELFVAEGLMMVSPAPTGYGEYQLTEKGLDIKPVIIALTEWGDRWAAPEGPPIEYQHESCGGHVRSVLRCDHCESELDVEDVIARPTEVMARALGRRRPKSKGKGNPVSRGS; translated from the coding sequence ATGCTCGGAAGAACCTATGACCGGGAAGTCTGCTCGGCGGCGCGAGCCCTGGAGGTGGTGGGCGAGCGCTGGAGCCTGCTGATCCTCAGGAACGCGGCGTTTGCGGGTGTAACCCGGTTCACGGATTTTCAGCAGCGTCTGGGAATTGCGCCGAACGTCCTGGCTGCGCGGCTCGAGCTGTTCGTCGCGGAAGGACTGATGATGGTATCACCGGCTCCAACGGGGTACGGTGAGTACCAACTCACGGAGAAGGGGCTCGATATCAAGCCGGTTATCATCGCCCTTACCGAATGGGGAGACCGGTGGGCGGCACCCGAAGGGCCGCCGATCGAGTACCAACACGAATCATGCGGCGGTCACGTCCGGTCCGTTCTGCGCTGCGATCACTGCGAATCGGAGCTGGACGTGGAGGATGTGATTGCCCGGCCAACGGAGGTGATGGCCCGGGCATTGGGGCGCCGCCGCCCGAAGTCGAAGGGGAAAGGCAACCCGGTGAGCCGGGGATCGTAG
- the menC gene encoding o-succinylbenzoate synthase, whose amino-acid sequence MTLRLTGIELREIRLPLRDPFRISSGEVTERRILLARVTDVDGFVAWSECVAGEYPNYSPETIDTAWLALREWFAPRLFGRTIPGAAAADAVLASGVRGHRMARATLEMAMWALESERAGVPLAHAIGGTRAHVDVGISIGIQASPSDLVDRARAALEAGYRKIKLKIAPGADIEFVAAVRDVLGAAAPLMVDANNAYTLADTPTLTRLDAFDLLMIEQPLDHEDIVSHAELQRSLRTPLCLDESITSVDRARDMITLGSGRIVNIKPGRVGGFTSAIAIHDLCASHAVPVWCGGMLESGIGRAYNVALASLPNFSIAGDISPSSRYWERDVVMPEWTMARGSMSVPAAPGIGVDVDVDRIDDLTVCVEALRAG is encoded by the coding sequence GTGACGTTGCGACTGACCGGCATCGAGCTGAGGGAGATCAGGCTCCCGCTGCGCGACCCTTTCCGCATCTCCTCCGGTGAAGTCACGGAGCGCCGCATCCTGCTTGCGCGCGTCACCGACGTCGATGGATTCGTCGCCTGGTCGGAGTGTGTTGCCGGCGAGTATCCGAATTACAGCCCCGAGACGATCGACACGGCGTGGCTGGCGCTGCGGGAGTGGTTCGCCCCCCGGCTGTTCGGCCGCACGATCCCCGGAGCGGCGGCCGCGGATGCCGTCCTTGCCAGCGGTGTGCGGGGCCACCGGATGGCGCGCGCCACTCTGGAGATGGCCATGTGGGCGCTCGAGTCGGAGCGCGCCGGCGTGCCGCTGGCGCACGCCATCGGCGGCACTCGCGCTCACGTCGACGTCGGGATATCGATCGGCATTCAGGCGTCGCCTTCGGATCTCGTCGATCGCGCACGCGCCGCGCTCGAGGCCGGGTACCGGAAGATCAAGCTCAAGATCGCACCGGGCGCCGACATCGAGTTTGTCGCAGCCGTGCGTGACGTGCTTGGCGCCGCCGCGCCGCTCATGGTCGACGCGAACAACGCGTACACTCTCGCTGACACACCGACGCTGACACGGCTCGATGCGTTCGACCTCCTCATGATCGAGCAGCCGCTCGATCATGAGGACATCGTGAGTCATGCGGAGCTCCAGCGCTCGCTGCGCACCCCGCTCTGCCTGGATGAGTCGATCACGTCCGTCGATCGTGCCCGCGACATGATCACGCTCGGCAGCGGGCGCATCGTGAACATCAAGCCCGGCCGCGTCGGCGGTTTCACATCAGCAATCGCCATCCACGATCTGTGCGCGAGTCACGCGGTGCCCGTATGGTGTGGCGGCATGCTGGAGAGCGGGATCGGCAGGGCGTACAACGTCGCGCTGGCATCACTGCCAAACTTCAGCATTGCCGGCGACATCTCGCCGAGCTCGCGTTACTGGGAGCGCGACGTGGTGATGCCCGAGTGGACGATGGCCCGGGGCTCAATGAGCGTGCCTGCGGCACCCGGTATCGGCGTTGACGTGGATGTGGACCGGATCGACGATCTGACCGTGTGCGTCGAGGCCCTGCGCGCCGGCTGA
- a CDS encoding ferritin-like domain-containing protein, with the protein MSMESMQDLYLHELKDLYSAEKQILEALPKMAEKANHQELRKAFEEHRTMTEEQVRRLDTIFDDLKQNPGNKKCKGMEGLIEEGEEILKEDADPDVRDAALIGAAQRVEHYEIAGYGTARTYARQLGFNNHVELLQRTLEEEGQTDERLTKLAESRINREAEVGRDR; encoded by the coding sequence ATGTCGATGGAATCAATGCAGGATCTCTATCTCCACGAGCTCAAGGATCTCTACAGCGCGGAGAAGCAGATTCTCGAGGCGCTGCCGAAGATGGCGGAGAAGGCCAACCACCAGGAGCTGCGCAAGGCGTTCGAGGAGCACAGGACGATGACGGAGGAGCAGGTCCGCCGCCTCGACACGATCTTCGACGACCTCAAGCAGAACCCCGGCAACAAGAAGTGCAAGGGCATGGAGGGCCTGATCGAGGAAGGCGAGGAGATCCTGAAGGAGGACGCGGATCCCGACGTCCGCGATGCCGCGCTGATCGGCGCCGCGCAGCGGGTCGAGCACTACGAGATCGCCGGCTACGGCACGGCGCGCACGTATGCGCGGCAGCTCGGGTTCAACAACCACGTCGAGCTGCTCCAGCGCACGCTCGAGGAGGAAGGTCAGACGGACGAGCGCCTGACGAAGCTCGCCGAGAGCCGCATCAACCGGGAAGCCGAGGTCGGTCGCGATCGCTGA
- a CDS encoding tetratricopeptide repeat protein, protein MKQTGRINLVLLLLLLMPGIAFAQRDTKETREASKYIGLAMTKQEPAEQADMYRQAMEHLRPAMTSDAENAKVWLLAGTALAALGEIEEADQAFIRAQQLNPEYADQIMAERESAWVVAFNEGIQLMDQQQYPEAIAALEAAQSIYTMRPEALMNLGALYANAGEHMKAEQALREAIEATHGPLFEQLEPEQQAEWVRFRSMAQTNIGQIQAQQGIESFEAEQFDSAAARFLRAAETNPQARDYWFNYGQALWAMTTPLEESLATATAADSARIGAQLTELYGKIQAAAQKSREFDPNNEVLYLMEARTHRMGGDFSGDEAKKEAGHQAALKLLEAHDALTVLVDEVAALPDAEGNIQIRGVVKNVKGTEGSNVTLRFTLLDSDGAAVGQQDITVTLPAADMSVPFEATTTAEGEVAGWKYVVS, encoded by the coding sequence ATGAAGCAAACAGGGAGAATCAACCTGGTCCTCCTCCTGCTCCTGCTGATGCCCGGGATCGCGTTCGCGCAGCGCGACACGAAGGAGACGCGGGAAGCGAGCAAGTATATCGGGCTCGCGATGACCAAGCAGGAGCCCGCGGAACAGGCGGACATGTACCGGCAGGCGATGGAGCATCTGCGGCCGGCGATGACGTCCGATGCGGAGAACGCGAAGGTGTGGCTGCTGGCGGGTACCGCACTGGCCGCGCTGGGCGAGATCGAGGAGGCCGACCAGGCATTCATCCGCGCGCAGCAGCTGAACCCCGAGTACGCCGACCAGATCATGGCGGAGCGGGAGTCGGCCTGGGTGGTCGCGTTCAACGAGGGCATCCAGCTGATGGACCAGCAGCAGTACCCGGAGGCGATCGCCGCGCTCGAGGCCGCACAGAGCATTTATACAATGCGTCCCGAGGCGCTGATGAATCTGGGCGCTCTCTATGCGAACGCGGGCGAGCACATGAAGGCCGAGCAGGCGCTCCGCGAGGCGATCGAAGCGACGCACGGCCCGCTGTTCGAGCAGCTCGAGCCGGAGCAGCAGGCGGAGTGGGTGCGCTTCCGTTCGATGGCGCAGACCAACATCGGCCAGATCCAGGCGCAGCAGGGGATCGAGAGCTTCGAGGCGGAGCAGTTCGACTCGGCCGCGGCGCGCTTCCTCCGTGCTGCTGAGACCAACCCGCAGGCGCGCGACTACTGGTTCAACTACGGCCAGGCCCTGTGGGCCATGACGACGCCGCTGGAGGAATCACTGGCGACGGCGACGGCGGCCGACTCGGCGCGCATCGGTGCGCAGCTGACGGAACTGTACGGGAAGATCCAGGCGGCCGCTCAGAAGTCGCGCGAATTCGACCCGAACAACGAAGTGCTCTACCTGATGGAGGCACGCACGCACCGCATGGGCGGCGACTTCAGCGGTGATGAGGCGAAGAAGGAGGCCGGTCACCAGGCGGCGCTCAAGCTGCTCGAGGCGCACGATGCGCTCACGGTCCTGGTCGATGAGGTCGCCGCGCTGCCGGATGCGGAAGGCAACATCCAGATCCGCGGCGTGGTCAAGAACGTGAAGGGCACCGAGGGCTCGAACGTCACGCTGCGCTTCACGCTACTCGACAGCGACGGCGCGGCCGTCGGCCAGCAGGACATTACCGTCACGCTCCCGGCTGCGGACATGAGCGTGCCGTTCGAGGCGACGACCACGGCGGAGGGCGAGGTCGCCGGCTGGAAGTACGTGGTCAGCTAG
- a CDS encoding polysaccharide deacetylase family protein — protein sequence MRSWLIVLAGVLAACGSDGTQQSAAVTDTLRAGNAPAADAAAADATAPDDSARVNDASGGSPAVGTRAATRTDDGPRTDLPPNELGRFPVVEYHLIGAEEGRWTRTPENFRRDLELLYSRGYRPVSLRDVAARKIDLPAGTSPVVFTFDDASPGQFSYIEQNGELRIDPRSAVGIWLDFAKEHDGWENKAVFCMLSGAEAGRAFFGNKDIAGQKTEWRHRKVKFLAEQGFELCNHTLWHATLSKYDDGTFVQEQIARLQLAVDSAVPGYRIGSFALPLGEWPKNTELARRGSWTDPATGRTTTYEHDIVLLVAGGPARSPHDPEFDGMHVRRVQVFGNELVNTLDRLDREKNRYVSDGNPSVVAKPAN from the coding sequence ATGCGCAGCTGGCTGATTGTACTTGCAGGGGTTCTCGCGGCATGCGGATCGGACGGAACGCAGCAGAGCGCAGCGGTGACGGACACGTTGCGCGCAGGCAATGCCCCCGCGGCGGATGCAGCGGCGGCAGATGCCACTGCGCCGGATGATTCTGCGCGGGTCAATGACGCCTCCGGCGGAAGCCCAGCGGTCGGAACACGCGCTGCGACACGCACTGATGACGGCCCGCGCACGGACCTGCCGCCGAACGAGCTCGGGCGTTTTCCCGTCGTCGAATACCACCTGATCGGCGCTGAGGAAGGCCGGTGGACGCGCACGCCGGAGAACTTCCGGCGCGATCTCGAGCTGCTCTACAGCCGCGGCTATCGCCCCGTGTCGCTGCGCGATGTCGCCGCCAGGAAGATCGATCTGCCGGCCGGGACTTCGCCCGTAGTCTTCACGTTCGATGACGCATCGCCCGGTCAGTTCAGCTACATCGAGCAGAACGGCGAGCTGCGCATCGATCCGCGCAGTGCAGTCGGCATTTGGCTCGACTTCGCGAAGGAGCACGACGGCTGGGAGAACAAGGCCGTGTTCTGCATGCTCTCCGGAGCGGAAGCCGGTCGCGCGTTCTTCGGCAACAAGGACATCGCCGGTCAGAAGACCGAGTGGCGCCACCGCAAGGTGAAGTTCCTCGCCGAGCAGGGCTTCGAGCTGTGCAACCACACGCTGTGGCACGCGACGCTGTCGAAGTACGACGACGGGACGTTCGTACAGGAACAGATCGCGCGGCTCCAGCTCGCTGTCGATTCCGCCGTCCCCGGCTACCGCATCGGATCGTTCGCGCTGCCGCTCGGCGAGTGGCCGAAGAACACCGAGCTGGCGCGACGCGGCTCCTGGACGGATCCCGCGACCGGCAGGACCACCACGTACGAGCACGACATCGTTCTGCTGGTCGCCGGCGGACCCGCACGCAGTCCGCACGATCCGGAATTCGACGGCATGCACGTGCGCCGAGTGCAGGTGTTCGGCAATGAGCTGGTGAATACGCTCGATCGGCTGGACCGCGAGAAGAACCGGTACGTGAGCGACGGCAACCCGAGCGTCGTGGCGAAGCCGGCGAACTGA